The Salvelinus namaycush isolate Seneca chromosome 38, SaNama_1.0, whole genome shotgun sequence genome includes a window with the following:
- the LOC120031852 gene encoding angiopoietin-related protein 5-like has translation MWNRIIFCGLVVCLICLTEQTQGQKTPLVVQGTDCTQIKTLSPRATSGVYVIQPAGVRFPFKVYCEMLADGGWTVFQMRTGAEVLFNKTWAEYEQGFGHLHKDHWLGLSKVFALTKGGRGLNSTMRVNLWDFEGGTAFAEYSNFRLGTEKESYKLNVGAYKGNAGDAIRGKYAGIDQNGFGFSTTDKDNDGCSPCILFGDIAVDKCSFSEGGGGWWYSRCGSASLNGDWHPAGEHIGWNSGLHWATWKGPVPYSTRASRMMIKSVWEKIIIAN, from the exons ATGTGGAATAGGATTATTTTTTGtggactggtggtctgtctcatctGCCTCACTGAACAGACTCAG GGCCAGAAAACACCTTTAGTTGTTCAag GGACAGATTGCACACAGATCAAAACTCTCTCCCCTCGAGCCACCAGTGGAGTGTATGTCATTCAACCTGCAGGAGTCAGATTCCCCTTTAAG GTGTATTGTGAGATGCTGGCAGACGGAGGCTGGACAGTCTTTCAAATGCGCACTGGGGCAGAGGTTCTTTTCAACAAGACGTGGGCTGAATACGAACAAGGCTTTGGGCATTTACATA AGGACCACTGGCTGGGTCTGAGTAAGGTGTTTGCTCTAACCAAGGGGGGCCGGGGGCTGAACTCGACTATGCGGGTCAACCTGTGGGACTTTGAAGGGGGCACTGCCTTCGCTGAGTACAGCAACTTCCGTCTGGGCACGGAGAAGGAGAGCTACAAGCTGAACGTTGGAGCCTACAAGGGCAACGCAG GTGATGCCATCCGTGGGAAATATGCCGGCATTGACCAGAACGGCTTTGGCTTCAGCACAACCGACAAGGACAATGATGGCTGCTCACCCTGCATCTTATTTGGCGACATCGCCGTGGACAAGTGCAGCTTctctgagggaggaggagggtggtggtACAGTCGCTGTGGTTCTGCCAGCCTGAACGGTGACTGGCACCCCGCCGGCGAACACATCGGCTGGAACTCTGGCCTCCACTGGGCGACCTGGAAAG